TCGCGGATGGCGTGCCTGCGTTGAGTCCGCGGACGGTAGCTCAACACTACTTCGACTGGCACCATACGGAGGCGGACTCGCTGGACAAGGTTGATCCGGAAGACTTCAAGAAGAATACGGCGATGCTGTCGGTGGTGGCGTATGTATTGGCCGATATGGATGGCAAGCTGGCTGGGCGGAAGTCGGTCTTCCACGAGTAAGAGGGAGTTGCGGAACTACTTGCGAACTGAATGCTCATTCATGTAGAACTTCGCGGCACCTGAAAGGCCCATCCTGTTTGCCGTCAACGGCGACGCGGGTGTGCGGGCTTGGTGCCGAGGCCTGTTCCTATGGATGCTCCTTCACTCTGCCGTCTGCTCTCGGCTGTTCGTTTCCGTCTTCTTGGGCTTGGGCTCGCCCTCTTCTCGGTGGCGAGTCCAGTGAGCCCGTCGGGTTCGTGGCTGTATGCGCAGAGCATCTCAACAGCGCAGCTTGCGGGTAGCGTGAAAGATCCGTCAGGGGCGGCGCTTGCCGGGGCGACGGTGACGGCGGCGGATCCGACGAAGGGGTTCAGCCGCTCGGCGAAGACGGATGCGCAGGGGAACTACCAGATTCTGCAGCTTTCTCCGGGAACGTATAGCGTGACGTTCGACGCGGCGGGGTTCTCGCCGCTGATTCAGAACAACGTTGTGCTTACCGTCGGCGGACAGGCTGAGCTCCCGGCGACGTTGAAGCTTGGTGGCGCGAAGGAGACGGTGGTCGTCAACGCGAATGCGGAGATTATCGAGACGCAGCGCAGCTCGCAGGGCACGACGGTCGATCAGCTTCGCATCACGAACCTGCCGACGAATGGCAGGAACTACATCAACTTCACCCTGACGAACTCGCAGATTGCACGCGATGCCGCGCCGTCAGTGGGTGCGATCCCGACTTCGGGGCTGAACTTCGGTGGCGTTCGGGCGCGGTCGAACTCGATCAACGTGGATGGCGCGGATGCGGGGGACTACGTCTCGGGCGGCACGCGCGCGACGGTGTCGCAGGATGCGGTGCAGGAGTTCCAGATCATCACGAACGGCTTCGCGGCCGAGTATGGCCGGGCCTCGGGCGGCGTGGTGAACATCGTGACCAAGTCGGGCTCGAACGCCACGCATGCGAGCGCTTTCGGCTTTCTGCGGAATCGCTACATCCAGGCGACGAACCCATTTTCGAACGTCAACCAACCGGCTTACACACGGGTGCAGGCGGGATTCACGGTGGGCGGGGCGATCGTGAAGGATAAAACGTTCTACTTCTTCTCGACCGAGATCACGCGGCGCGAGGAGTCGGGCTTCTCGGTGATCGGCGGGAATAACTTTGGGCTCACCAGCATCGATGTGAGCAAGTTCTACGGGGCTCCCGCAGGCGCGCTTTCAATCCAGGGGACGGCGCAGCAGAAGGCTTTTCTTGCGGGCGTGCCGGCGGCGACTCCGGGGATTCAGCAGTATGTGGCTTTAGTTGGCTCGAGCAGTTCGCTTGCGCTGACGGGGGCGAACCCGGCATTCCTGCAGAGCACGATCGGGGCGAACAACTTCGTCACCTCGGGTGCGCCGACACCGGCGAGCTTTACCCCACTCAACTTGCTCATCGGCAACTTCCCTATTCAGGAGAAGACCGAGATCTACTCGCTGCGGCTCGACCATAAGCTGACGAATAATCAGCAGCTTCTGCTTCGCGCGAATGTGAGCCCGAGTTATCTCACCGGCATCCAGGAGAGCGCGGCCAACCAGAATCTTGGGGAGAACAGCTTCTCGCGGACGGCGAGCCAGAGGTTTCATGACTTCTCCATCCTGGGGCAGCACACCGCGCTGTTCGGGACGAACAAGATCAACGAGCTGAGGATCCAGTTCTCGCGGCATCCGATCCGGTTTGCCAACTCGAGCTCGCCGGGGGGCGACTCAGCAGCCGTCAATATCCCGGGTTTCGCTTACTTCGGCAAGACGCCGTTTTCGGTCGTGGATCGCATCGAGGATCAAACACAGTTGCAGGATAACTTCACCTACACGCTGGGATCGCACACGCTCAAGGCCGGGATCGATCTTCGGTACATTCCGATCAACCTGACGCAGGGACAGCTCTACGGCGGCGGCGACTACAGTTTCGCGGGGCTTAATGCGACGGATGTGTCTCCGGCGCTTGCGGGTTTGCCGGGGTTCTCTCCGATACAGGCGTATGGGCTTGGGATTCCGCAATCGTTCGTGCAGGGGATCGGGTCGACGAGCTACAAGTACGACCTGAAGACGCTGGGAGCGTTTGTGCAGGATTCGTGGCGCGTGACCTCGCGGCTGACGCTGAACTACGGTGTGCGCTATGACATCGAGGCGTTCCCAACGCAGCTTGCCTTGAACTTCAATACCAACCAGGCGGAGCGGCTGTTCGGGGTGCGCGAGGGGATTCGGCTGCGGGATGACAACGTTGCGCCGCGCGTGGGACTGGCGTACGACCTTCGCGGCGATGGACGGACCGTGCTGCGGGGGAACTATGGGCTCTTCTACGATCGCGCGCCGGGTAACCTGCAGTCGCAGTCGTCCATCTTCAACTCGACGAAGACGCCTCTGGTGATCCTTGCGGGCGGGTCGCCCTGCACCGCGGCAAGCACGGTGAGTCCGACGAATCTGAATGCGACGAATACGTTCCAGGGGTCGCTGTCGAACGCGAATTGCCTTCCCGTCGCTAGCCTGAACTATCTGCCCGGACAGCAGCGGTTCGATCCGAATAACTCGGCTTCGCTCTTCGCGAACCAGAACTTCCTCGCGGCAGGCTTTCCGCTGGCGATCCTTCCCTCGGGACTGCCTGCTGACCTGAACTACAAGACGCCCTACGTGCAGCAGATCTCGTTCGGCGTTGAGCAGGATCTCGGGCACCAGCTTTCGATCAACATCGCTTACAACTCGACGGGCGGCAGGCATTTGAATCGGCCGGTGAACGTGAACCCGGTGAACCCGGCGCTTCTGGTGACGAACTGGCGGAATGCGAATGCGGCGGTGGCGGCGGGCGTCGCGGGCGTGTTGCCAGGGACGTCGCAGGCGGCGGTGGCGAGTCCGACCTCGAACCCGCTTACGGTGGCGACGGCTTCCGGGACGGTTCCGTGCGGCGTTGGGCCTGCGGGGCCCTATGTTGCGCCTCCGCTGTTGAACTTCTTTCGGCGGTCGGGGCTGAATACTTCGCTGGCAAGTTTTCTGACTTCGCAGGGTGCCGGGCAATGCGTGGCGCTGGCGAGCCAGGTTGCGCTGGCCGATGGGCTTGGGGTGGGGATTGCGGTGCCGTTCGGCGATATGAGCCCGAACCTCACGACGGGGACTTCGAGCTACAACGGACTGTCGCTGAACCTGAAGAAGCGGTTCTCGAGCAACTACGAGTTTCTTGCGAGCTATACCTTCTCGCACGCGATCGACGACTCGACCGACGTCGTCTCGACGGCCGATGCGCCGCAGAACAACTTCAACCCGAACGGCGAGCGGTCGGTGTCGACCTTCGACCAGAGGCATCGCTTCGTGCTCTCGGGGGTGTACAACTCGGGCAAGATCTCCGGCACGATGTTCGGGTCAGGATTCCTGCCGGGGGTGTTTTCCGGCGTCACGGTTGCGCCCATCATCGAGATTTCGTCCGGGCGGCCGTTCAACATCCTCACCGGGACCGATACAAACTTCGACTTCAACTCGCTCACCGATCGTCCAAACGCGGTTGCGCCTGGGACGGCGGCAAATGGGTGTGGAAGCGTTCCGGTGGCTTCGACGTATTCACCGACGGGAGCGTTCAACGCGCCGTGCTACATCGACGCTCCGGCGAGCGCCGCGATCGGGAGCAGCTACTTCAACGGGAACGTCGGCAGGAATACGGGGGTGAAGCCGTACGTCGTGTTTACCGATCTGCGGCTTGCCAAGGCGATCGCGTTAAAGCACGACATGGCGCTGCAGATCACGGCGGACGCCTTCAACCTCATCAACAAGAACAACACCCTCGACGTTAACCTTTTGTATACCAATGCCGGGCAGGAGACCGCGGCGTCCGATCCCCGGCAATTCCAATTCGGAGCACGGCTTTCGTTCTAAACGACTTCGCCCTCGGCGCGTCCCGCAAGTGACAGTGCGGTAATGCCGCGCGTCTAAAATGGGACTATGGCGAAGCTGCACCATCTTGCACGTTCTCTTGCTTCACTTGTTCTGCTCGGTATCGGAACAAGCGCGGCGCGCGCGGATGGCAACCGCTTTGATCTCGCAGGCCCGAAGGTCGAAGTGCGCGTGACACGGAACGAGAAGATGCTGCCGATCGCCTTCGTGCCTAATCTGCAGGCGGGCGACAAAGTTTGGCTGCACCCGGATCTGCCGGAGACGCAGTCGGTGAAATACCTGATGGTGGTGGCATTCCTGCGTGGAACGACCAATCCTCCGCCCGATGACTGGTTTATTCGGATCGAGACGTGGAACAGGAAGGTGCGGGAAGAAGGTGTCGAGGTCGTGGTTCCCGCTGAGGCGCAGCAGGCTCTTGTGTTTCTGGCGCCAGTGACTGGTGGAGACTTTACGACACTGCGTTCGGCGGTGCGGGGGCGTCCCGGAGTGTTTGTCCGGGCATCGCAGGATCTGAATGAGGCCGGATTTGAGCAGGCGCGCATCGAGAAGTACCTTGCGTCGATACGGCAGGTTCCGCCGGGAGACGCGAAGGAACTGCTCGATCACTCGAATCTGCTGGCGCGAACGCTTGCCCTGAGACCGAATCCGGAGTGCTTCAAGCGCGATGTCGATCAGCAGTACAACTGCCTGACCCAGAGCGGAAGCCAGATGCTGCTCGACGACGGGCACGGGCAGACGATTGCTGCCGCCCTCACCACGGGACCGGGCTCCGACTTCATTACGGCCGCGAGCTATACCGGGGCGGCGGGGGCGGGTGTTTATAGCGCGTATGTGGGCGCGATCGTCGATCTTGGACGCATTCTGAATGGGCTCCATACGGCGCAATATCAGTACATCCCGGCGATTGCGTTTCCGCAGGACGAGAGCCTGAACCTGCGGCTCAACACGCCGCCCTCGTTCAACAACCCGAAGTCGGTGATCGTGATCGGGCTGCCGTCGATCCAGAAAGCGGCGGTTCCGCCTCTGCGCACGACCGATGCGAAGCACATTACATGCCTGCTGCAGCCGAATGTGGCGATTCCGGTCGAGGGAGCGCCGCTGGTGTTTTCGACGGACTACGCGCATGATCTCGTGCTTCATCTGAGCTCTCCGCCGAAGAGCGGACCGCAGGATCTACCGCTCCGTCCTGACGCGTACCAGGGCGGGCTGGTGCTGGCGAAGGAGTCGCCGCGCCATGCTCTTCCCGAGGCTTTGCCGGTTGCTGGAAAGGTGTCTTCTTCGGCGGTCGAGCCTGCTCCGACAAAGCCTGCGCAGGCACCCGGCGGGCCGCTGGTTGGGACTGTTCGTGGCTTCTGGGGATTCGATACGTTTGAAGGGCCGACGGTTCCGTTGCAGGACGTTCCGGGAGCGGGTTGGAAGGCAACCTCGGGAGAGCCGCTGATCGCGGGACGAGAGGACCACCTGACGCTGACGTCGAGCGGCAGCGCCTGTTTGCAGACGATCGGCTTCAACGCCGCCGGCACGGAAAAGAAGCTGACTTGGAAGCCCGGCGACGAGGCGAATGCGATCAACGTAACGCTTCCGCTTTCGTCGACCGGGCCGGGTTCGCTGCAGCTCGATGTGCATCAGTACGGTGCGCCGTCGCCGGTTCCGGTCGACATCCGGACTTACTCCGAGCCGGCGAAGCTCGAGGGGATTTCGCTGCATGTCGGGGACAGGATGGCGACGCTGTCGGGTCAGCATCTCGACCAGGTGAAGCAGATGAAGATCAACGATCTGCAGTTCGCGCCGTCGGCTGGGTACACCTCCGACACGCTCGCGCTGACGCTGCCGGATGCCGCCTCGGCACCGAACTTCAAAGTGGGGGAGAAGCTTGCGGCGCACGTGGCCCTGGCCGATGGCCGCGTGCTCGATGTGCCGGTAACGGTCGCGGCGCCGCGTCCCTCGATCACGATCAAGAGTAAGTCGACCCCGAAGGACAAGGATGCGCCGATCAAGCTCGTGAACAATGACGACCTGCGCGTCGATCAGCCGATCACGCTTGTGCTGAAGTCTCCGACGCCGATTCCACGGACGGAGACGATCGAGGTGGGCACGCAGGATGCTTCGCTGAGCGCGAAACTTGACTTCGCCTCCGGCGCGCTGGTTCTGCAGGATCAGCACACGCTGCGTGTGACCTTCGATCCGTTGAAGGCGTTTGGGCCGTCGATCTTCGGTCCGGTTCGTCTGCGGGCGGTGCAGCCTGGGATGGATCCGGGCGACTGGGTTCCGCTGGCGACGCTAGTTCGCCTGCCGACGGCGGACGCGCTCAACTGCCCAAGCGATGCGGCGAAGCCGTGCACGCTGACTGGGTCGAGCCTCTTTCTTATCGATTCCATCGCGCCAGACGAAGCGCTGACGTCGCCGATGACGGTGCCGGAAGATCTCTCGGATACGACGCTCGCCGTTCCTCATCCCGCGGGAGGCATGCTCTACCTGCGACTGCGGGATGATAAGAATGCCATCGCTTCGCTGACGCTTCCGGTACAGCCTGAGCCTACGTCGGTGCGGCCGTCGCCTCCTTCGCGCGCGGCGAAGGCTTCGACGACTGCTTCCAACTAGCGGCTACTGTTTTTCTACTTCGATGTAGTAGCGATCTGTGGCGACGGCGAACGCCTTGCTGTTGAGCGGCGTCTTCATCGTCTGCCATGTGGTGGTTGGCTTCATGCGTTGCAGGGGCTGATCGGGCTGGCCGTTACTGAAGTCGACGGGCATGGCGAACTTCGGCTCGTCGGCCTTCCAGCGATAGTCGACGGTGTCTGCGGCGTCGTTGAACTTAAGCTCGAGGACCGGGATCGCGGCGTGGCGCAGGTACTCATCGAAGATGGGTGTCAGATCCATGCCGGTGCGCTGGTTAAAGAAGTTGACGACATCCTCGGTCATGATGGTCTTGTACTTGAACGTCTGGTAGAAGTCGTGGATCATGGCGAACCACTTCGGATCGTCGTCGACGATGCCGCGCAGCGTGTTGATGAAGAGCGCGCCCTTGAAGTACATGTCCTGCGGCGGTTCCACGTTCTGGTTGTGGGGCGGGATGATGGGCGTAAGGTTGTGCACCTTCTTCTTGAGCGCGTTGACGTAGGCGACCTCGTCGTCGCGGCCCCACATGTACTCGACGTACAGGCATTCGAGGTAGGTGGTCCAGCCCTCGTGAATCCACATATCGGAACGATCGGCGGCGGTGACCGCGTTGCCGAACCACTCGTGCCCACTCTCGTGAATGATGATGAAGTCGAAGCGCAGGCTGATGCCGATGCCGGTCCAGTCGCGATTCAGATAGCCGTTGGCGTAGCGGTTGCCGTAGGCGACGGCGCTTTGATGTTCCATGCCGGAGTAGGGCACCTCGATGAGTTTGAAGCCATCGCGGATGAAAGGGTAGTCGCCGAAGTAGTGCTCGTAGGCGTCGATCATCGAGGGCGTTTGGGCGAACTGCGTTTTCGCTTTCTCGAGGTTCTCGGGGAGCACGTAGTAGTCGAGCGAGAGGCCTTTGTGGGTGTCGCTGAAGTGGGTGTAGTCGCCGATGTTGAGCGACACGTCGTAGTTGTTGATGGGGTAGCTGACGTGCCAGTCCCAGCGGGTGTAGCCGTCGCCGAGATCGGTCTTGCCGACGAAGCGTCCATTCGAGACATCGGTCAGCGCGTTCGGAACGGCGACGCTGATGTCCATGGACTCGACCTCATCCTTCCACTGATCTTTATTCGGCCACCAGACGCTCGCGCCTTCCTCTTCGCAGGCGGTGTTGATCCACGGACGCCCTGCGGGATCGGTCTTGAAGGTCATGCCGCCGAAGCGGCCACCCTCGACGGGATTGCCCGAGTAGAAGAAGTCGATGGCGTAGGTCTTGCCCTTGCGGAGCTTTTTGGGAAAGTCGATAAAGACGGCGCGCTCTTCGCGGGTGTACTTGAGCGGAGCGCCGAGAGTTTTTCCGGCTTCGTCGACGGAGACGATCTTGTCCACAGCGAGCGCCTGCACGAGATCGAGCTGGATGCGCGTCCCGTCTTGCAGCATGCGAAAGCGGACGGTGTTCTTGCCGGTGATCGACTTCTTCTCCGGGTCGACGCGGACGTCGAGATGGTAGCTCAGGAGATCGTTGTTCGCGCGGGATGGGCCGTAGGCTCCGCGCAGGAGATCATCTTTTGTCACAGGCTTGGGAGCTTCGGGAGCACGCTGGGCCTGGGGCGTTCCCGGCGTAAAAGCCCTGCCGGTGTTCACCGAGGCATCGGGCTGGGCTGGAAGCACCATGACGCCGCCCCCGCTGGCGACCTGGAGACGCACCGAGTCGAGCGAAACCGATTCGCCGTCGCCCGGTACGGTAAAGGTGGGAAGGCATTGCCTGACGAAGCCCTGCGCCTCGACGCAGACGGTGTAGGAGCCCTGTGCCTGCGGCTCGAACCGGAAGCTGCCGTCGCCAGCCGCATGTGTGGTGAGCGCGGCGCGGCTATGATCCGTGGGAAAGAGAACGACCGAAGCCGTGGACACCGGAGCGCTCGACTGATCGAGGACCGTACCCTTGATAGCTGCCTTATCCGCTCCGGCCAGCAGGCTGCCCAGGAGAAACACCGT
This genomic window from Granulicella sibirica contains:
- a CDS encoding TonB-dependent receptor; its protein translation is MDAPSLCRLLSAVRFRLLGLGLALFSVASPVSPSGSWLYAQSISTAQLAGSVKDPSGAALAGATVTAADPTKGFSRSAKTDAQGNYQILQLSPGTYSVTFDAAGFSPLIQNNVVLTVGGQAELPATLKLGGAKETVVVNANAEIIETQRSSQGTTVDQLRITNLPTNGRNYINFTLTNSQIARDAAPSVGAIPTSGLNFGGVRARSNSINVDGADAGDYVSGGTRATVSQDAVQEFQIITNGFAAEYGRASGGVVNIVTKSGSNATHASAFGFLRNRYIQATNPFSNVNQPAYTRVQAGFTVGGAIVKDKTFYFFSTEITRREESGFSVIGGNNFGLTSIDVSKFYGAPAGALSIQGTAQQKAFLAGVPAATPGIQQYVALVGSSSSLALTGANPAFLQSTIGANNFVTSGAPTPASFTPLNLLIGNFPIQEKTEIYSLRLDHKLTNNQQLLLRANVSPSYLTGIQESAANQNLGENSFSRTASQRFHDFSILGQHTALFGTNKINELRIQFSRHPIRFANSSSPGGDSAAVNIPGFAYFGKTPFSVVDRIEDQTQLQDNFTYTLGSHTLKAGIDLRYIPINLTQGQLYGGGDYSFAGLNATDVSPALAGLPGFSPIQAYGLGIPQSFVQGIGSTSYKYDLKTLGAFVQDSWRVTSRLTLNYGVRYDIEAFPTQLALNFNTNQAERLFGVREGIRLRDDNVAPRVGLAYDLRGDGRTVLRGNYGLFYDRAPGNLQSQSSIFNSTKTPLVILAGGSPCTAASTVSPTNLNATNTFQGSLSNANCLPVASLNYLPGQQRFDPNNSASLFANQNFLAAGFPLAILPSGLPADLNYKTPYVQQISFGVEQDLGHQLSINIAYNSTGGRHLNRPVNVNPVNPALLVTNWRNANAAVAAGVAGVLPGTSQAAVASPTSNPLTVATASGTVPCGVGPAGPYVAPPLLNFFRRSGLNTSLASFLTSQGAGQCVALASQVALADGLGVGIAVPFGDMSPNLTTGTSSYNGLSLNLKKRFSSNYEFLASYTFSHAIDDSTDVVSTADAPQNNFNPNGERSVSTFDQRHRFVLSGVYNSGKISGTMFGSGFLPGVFSGVTVAPIIEISSGRPFNILTGTDTNFDFNSLTDRPNAVAPGTAANGCGSVPVASTYSPTGAFNAPCYIDAPASAAIGSSYFNGNVGRNTGVKPYVVFTDLRLAKAIALKHDMALQITADAFNLINKNNTLDVNLLYTNAGQETAASDPRQFQFGARLSF
- a CDS encoding M1 family aminopeptidase, coding for MRIAATVFLLGSLLAGADKAAIKGTVLDQSSAPVSTASVVLFPTDHSRAALTTHAAGDGSFRFEPQAQGSYTVCVEAQGFVRQCLPTFTVPGDGESVSLDSVRLQVASGGGVMVLPAQPDASVNTGRAFTPGTPQAQRAPEAPKPVTKDDLLRGAYGPSRANNDLLSYHLDVRVDPEKKSITGKNTVRFRMLQDGTRIQLDLVQALAVDKIVSVDEAGKTLGAPLKYTREERAVFIDFPKKLRKGKTYAIDFFYSGNPVEGGRFGGMTFKTDPAGRPWINTACEEEGASVWWPNKDQWKDEVESMDISVAVPNALTDVSNGRFVGKTDLGDGYTRWDWHVSYPINNYDVSLNIGDYTHFSDTHKGLSLDYYVLPENLEKAKTQFAQTPSMIDAYEHYFGDYPFIRDGFKLIEVPYSGMEHQSAVAYGNRYANGYLNRDWTGIGISLRFDFIIIHESGHEWFGNAVTAADRSDMWIHEGWTTYLECLYVEYMWGRDDEVAYVNALKKKVHNLTPIIPPHNQNVEPPQDMYFKGALFINTLRGIVDDDPKWFAMIHDFYQTFKYKTIMTEDVVNFFNQRTGMDLTPIFDEYLRHAAIPVLELKFNDAADTVDYRWKADEPKFAMPVDFSNGQPDQPLQRMKPTTTWQTMKTPLNSKAFAVATDRYYIEVEKQ